The Leishmania braziliensis MHOM/BR/75/M2904 complete genome, chromosome 28 region TGCACTAGTACCGTGTTCATCGACTCTTCGTACTTGGTCGGGTACTTCAAAGTGAAGGCGGCCATGTCAAAAAGCTGGGGCAGCTTCGCCGTaatcgccgtcgccgttgccgtcagcagcagctcccgCGAGCTCGCCGCTGtgccggcaccgccacgtgactccagcgccagcactgcTGACAGTATGCTGTGCGTCGTGTTCTGCGCGCACGTGATGTCGGCGTTCTCGTGCAGGCCAAAAATCTCGGGCTTGGGGTTCAGTGGCCACGAGTCGAGGTAGTCTAGGTAGTGCTGGCGATTGCCAGGCTCGAGGGTGTGGTAGATCCCCGATGGCGAGAAGGCATACCCGTCCTGGAGCACCTCCGGGTTGACAAAGTGCTGGATGAGGGCCATGAGGCACCGACGGTCCCAGTCATCCGTGACGCGCCCACCGTAGTTGATCTCGCCAGTTAGAAAGGTCAACACATCGTATGGGATGAAGTCATACATAGACAAGAGCTTGCGGAGCTGCAACAAGCAGACGTTTCGGTCCGAGTCGTTGAACTCGTAGGCAATGTTGAACCCGAGGGAGCCGAACTTGCGGCGTTCCTGGATGACGCCGTGGAAAAGACACAAGGCAAACACCAGCTTTTTGAACTCGGCAggcctctcctcttgctcAAGGTCCGCGGGGGTGAAGCCGTAGTAGGAACGCGTCACGTTTGCCCGAAGCCCCATGGGGGGCTCGTTCGTCATCTTCACTGCCGTCTGCAACACCGCTACCGGGAAGTTGGCTGACGGCATCGACGTGAGCCACAGGCGAAACTCCTTCTTCACCGTCTCCGGGGTGAAGCTCTCCACAATGGACTCCAGCGTCGGCATCCATGACGAGGCGAGGTGGCAGTTCTGCAGCAATACCCACTGCCCTTTCTCCCGTGCGACACGGATCAGCTCCTCTGCCTTCTTGCCCTGCCCCTGACCGAGCGACACCTTCTCCAGCCGCTTCGACATCCGCATCGTCTCTGCGAAGCGCAGCAGGTCGTTCATCGGATCTGAGCCAGCAGAGTTGATGAAGATGAGCGGCGTCAGGCAGTCGCTGTCCTTGTAGGCGTCCATCAAGTCGAACTGCGGCACCACAATGTATCGGTCGCCCATGTAGTGCTCAATAAAGTGCTGAATGGCCGGCGCTACCTTGTCCACTCGGAAGCACCGCATTACCACCAGCCGCTGCATTGGTGTCGCCTTCTCATTCCACTCACCCGCGAGGGGGAACATGTCGGCGTCGTTGCTGTCGAAGAGGTCTTTGTAGTGCTGTAAATAGTCTCGTACGTGCTCGGCAAAGCCGACAAAGGTGGGAAGGTGCGTGCTAATGAAGAGCACCTCAGCCCAAGAGCTCTCGTTTATCCACGACGGAGCCGGGTTGGCCAGGGCCTCGGCCGGTGCACTGCCGGTGGGGCCGGTGAGCAAGAACCGATactccgcctccaccatggcaccgctgtgctgcaccagACTGGCGCAGAGGTAAAAAGAGAACATCAACTTGTGATTCTCAAACAAGGAGCGGCACACATTGCTGTAGAAGGAGTAGGTGAAGTAGTCTATTAAGGTGTGTACCCGCACTGCCACAGGGtcctcagcgctgctgcggtcgtcCTCCGTCGCCACCTTCGCGGCAGGCACCTGTGCGGCGTGGTCGACGGCGTTGAGGAACAGGCTCATGAACCACTGCAACGAGAACTGATACATGGGGTCGACAAGGGCGAGCTGTGAGACGCAgaagaacaagagagagcCGCGCTCCGCGTGCGGGCGATACTTGTTACGTGTCTCATCAATCACTGTCTCCATGGCCTTcgccttgcccagctcctcATTGATCTCGGTCGACTTGGCCTTACTTTTCTCCAATGTGATGAtgagctcctcctgctccaAGATGTCGCCCTCCGCCTGCTCAAGCAGGACGAGAATGTTGTCCTGGAGGTCCTTCagctcgctcttcttctctgcatTGGACCGGGtcagccgctgcttctccacctcgAGGTCATTCCGCTCTTTCTCCACCGTCTtgccgagcagctgctcctcgagCCCGCTCGGGGTAATGAAGAAGTTTAGCAGTGAGACGGTAACAATTGTCTCGGGTGTGTAGGTTGGGTTTGGCAGCTTCGTCGTGAGGTACAGCTTGAAGTTGCGGTCGTACGGGATGGCGGTGTCGCCGATGCGGACATGTGGGGTGCTGCCAATGAGAAAGATGTTCTTCAACAGCAACGGCTCCAGCGCGGCATCGAGCGACTCGCCGACGTTCTCGATCAGGCACGGCAGCCCCAGGCGAATCGCGCTTTCGACAGTTTTCATGAACTTGTCATTCGACGCCTTGCACACCTGCAGGTTGTCGTTGCGATGAATGTTGCGCACCCACGTGTTGGCTTGTCCCTGCGGGTCGATGAGCAGCGGCCAGTTCCGTGAGTTGGTGAGGATGATAGCGTTCTCGGTGGACAGCGCGTCCGTCGGCAAGCCGCACAGTTGCCACTCCTGTATCTGCACGGCGTCACCGGAGGTGGAGACGAGGTCAAAGTCGGCGCTCGTCTCGACGTTCGCAGCGGTGAGGTGCGCCTTCCACTTTCGACGCACGTCACTTCGATAGGGTGCCGTGAGAGGTCCGCAGTAGGCCACCGTGGCCGCCGCGACCACCATGTCGCCGATAATGTAGCGCTCCTGCTCCCTGTACTGCTCAACCAGCGTGACCCAGCGGTGCTTCTCTCCGCCCAGACCGTCGATAAGCCTACCAGCACGCTGCAACTTCAGCGACGTGCGCTCCACCTCAGCCTCGAGCGCTGCCTGCGTGTTGAGGGCGTCGTCGTACTCCTTCTCGAgtgctgccacagcagcaatTACATGGTCCAGCGTTGCCTGGGTGACGCGCAGGGCATCCGTCACCACAgccagctccgcctccgtcgccgcCAGCCTCTCCCGAAGTGGCTGAATCTCTCGGTTCACAAAGAACCACTTGTACATGGCGCGCACCCACAGGCACATGGCCATGCAGGGCAAAGAAAccgccttcaccttctccggTTGGAACTCTTCGTTGTCGTAGTAGACGCGCACCTTGTCCATCAGCGCCGTGTCCATCGCCTCGCGGTTAAAGCCTCCTTTCTCCGGCGGTTGCACGAGCAAGTCTAGCAACCGATTCGCATCCCGCATGTAGGACTTCGCGCACAGCCACCAGTCTGGTACCTTGCGGCCGCCAGCAGGACCGCTGTAGAACTCCCTCGGGCAGTTGCCAAACGTAAGCAGCAACGCGACGGCCTCCATGACGTATTGCACACCCTTAGGTGGATTCGCGTACTTGTTCAGCTCCGAAATCTCCGCTGCCTTGATCTTGGACAATACCTTTACGGCCTCCGCCAGAGCcggctccgcctccgccaggcgctcgGCGCACTCCTGTCGCATCTTGGCGcactcctccgccttcacAGAAGCCTCCGATTCCTCTCTGCGCGCGTCTGCCTCCTTCACCGCCGCGACCTTTCGGTCCACCGTCAGCCGCTCCATCATGGACTGAATCTCCacctttttctcctccagcacagGTTGCTGCGCCTTGAGCTGGGCTTCCAGCTCGGCCACCTGTACCTCGGTGTCCCGAAGCTTATCCAGACCTTTCTCGAGTCGGCCGCGTTGCTCGCGAAGGAAGCGGCGCTTAgctgccgccatcgcctTGAAGTTCGAGATGAGCACGAGGTACGACGTCGGCGTCACGTACGAGCGACGACGCGTCTCGAGGAAGAAGCACTccgtcacctccgccgcagtGCGATGCACTGCCTGAAAGCAGCCCGCCAAGTCAACATCGCTTGCAACCCCTACCATgtcagcgctgccgtcagcATTCAACTGCACTCTGGCTaccgacagcagcgcctcggaTGGCCACTCAGCGAACCAGTCGATGGTGCAGCACGCGATGAGCGAGGGAAACATGCGCAGGCGGCTGCGAAACGACTCTCCGAtaggagagaaggcgagggcgAGGTGCAGGTTGGCCCGCGTCTCTTTCACGAACCGCGCGTATATCGACACCTTCGTGGTGGGCAGGTTCTCGCTGAGGCAGACGCCGCGGAACTTGTCATTGATGAGTTCGATGTCTTCGTCCTCGAACAGGTTCGGCACATCACCCGATGTGAGCAGACCCGCCACATCCTCGAGAAAAGTCGGATGCACCAGCTGAGTGTCTGAGAACAGAAACGTCCGCTTCTTCTCATCCCTGCCACACTCCAGCAGCAACTTTGCCAGACTCTCGTGCCACTCCTTAACACCGAAACTCTTCGTCAGCTCAATCGTGAATACCTCCATCTCCGGAATTAGCGAGCAAGCGAGACGCGTAAGCGACTTGCGGCCCGACCCGCCGATGCCGAGCAGAAGGCAGTGTCCGTTTGGTAGCCGCAGAACGCGTGAGATACGGCAGACGTGCTCGATGGCGTCGAGGAAGAGCACCAGGTTCATCTTCACTTCATTCTCGTCATTGTAGGTCGTCAGAAGCTCATTCATGCGCGCCGTGAGGGCGTCCATGTCGGTGATCTGCTCGTACACGCCTTTGTCGCTCAGCACGTCAGCAAAGACGAGGCGATCGGCCCTCACCACTTCGCTGTAGGACTTGTCCACCCCCATCGATAGCAGCTCGGCACGGAGGTACTCAATGAACAGGCCCTTATCTGTCGCGCTGACAAGGCGATCGCAGAAGACGCGCTGCATCTCGTGCATCCACAGCCGCACGAAAGATGTCTCGGACTGCAGCACCGATGCGTCCGCCGCGTACAGCAGGGGAAAGACACGCATCACATCACGCATGTTAAAGGAGTAGTGCACATGCGCTGGGGTCGGCAGGAAGACCTGAGTGCACTTGCTGAACACACGCAGCGTGCTCTCCACCACGGCGGAGGAAACATTGGCGAGGCGGTCGCCGAGTCCGCGGTGCGTGAGGCCGCCGGAGAGGATGGCCTGCAAGATTGTTCGCTTCGACATGTCCGACATCTCGGGGAAGGCAAGGTAATTGAAGTAGCGCATAAAGCGATTCGAGATATGGTTGCGCCCCCCTCCAGGTGGCTCCATCGCCAGTGCGAGCGAGCAGTCGATAATGGAGGTCCACTTGATGCCGCCGGTGAAGTTGTAGAAACCGCCCTGGGCGAGCatctgccgcagcagctccaccgggGGCTGCGCGCCATACttctccggcagcggcagattCGCGTCGTCAATGAAGATGAGAAAGTGCTTACCGGCAGGGGCGCCATAGACGTGCGAGCGGCGCTTGTCGAATTTGGCCATCAGTGAATCCTGCAGCACTGTGCACTTCGTCTGCGCTGAGAATGTGAAGTTGAGGCCAAGAAAACTACTAGGCATGCCCCCACCGAGCACGAGACGCGCGAGCGAGATGGACTTACCTGTGCCAGTGGGACCAACAGCGGCGACATTGACCTTCTGCTCCATCaagtgctgcagcacgtagTTTTGCCGTGTGCTATCGATCGTGGGGACGATGATGTCCTCAAAGCGGGTGCCATCGGGAATGGTCAGAGTCGTCTGCTCGTGCATCCAGTGCACCCAGCTGCCCGACACCGATggcgagggtgcaggagcgccgccgccaccgctgctgctggccgcgtccacctccccctccatcaCGCCAGTGGGGTCATAGCGGTAAACGTAGTCGTATAAAAACGCCTctgctccgccgctgccgctcgcgcCGTCGGCTGGAAGTCGCGGCAGCCACTGACCATCGCCATTCGCCTCCGCGAGACGCCACACCGTCGAGGAGAAGAGCTGCCGCCCTGCCTCGTCGCACGTGGCACCAATACTCCACAccagcgagaagaagaagagcggtgGTACCGCGCCGGCCATGACGGCCAGGCGCTCCGGCGACACTTGCAGCTGTCCCGAAGCCGACTTGGCCACCTCGAAGCTCTTCACGTACCCCTCCATCATGTGGAAGAAGGAGTACATGAGCCCGCTAGTGGTCGAGGTGACGTACTCGTGTaccgcaccgctgcgcaccaATGACACGAGCTCCTCGATGTAGGTATCGGACAGCCTCTTCAATGTCTCGCGCTGAGACTCCAGGTAAGGGGGCAGCACCGCGATCCAGCTCGTGATGAGCGCGGATGCAGGGACACACGTGGCAGGGTCAAGGTAGATCATGCCGCACCGAGAGACTGTGGCCGGCGACGCCACGGCGaggtcctccacctcgaaCATCATCGTCATGTCACGGCTCATCTGGATGATTTCGCCGGAGACGAGGCAGAGCTTCTTGTTCTCGTCCAGCACGGTGTTCATCGACTCAATCCACAGCGCATCAACGGGGCCGTCGAATATCACCCAATGTTTGCCGATGAGGTTGGACTCATCCCCGTATCGGGCGGCACAGCGGAACAGCACGCACAGCACACCGTCCTTCCATTCGCCATTTTCGTCATAGGCGCCGTACAGCTGGTCCATCGTAACGGACTTTGGATTGCAGATGTGCGTGAACACCTTCTGTAGGCGGCGCGCGCCGAAGTTGACGCCCTTCGCTTGGCGGGCCGCGCAGTCCGTCAGGGCGCGTTGCAGCGCTGTGAAGGATGCCgtcttgccgctgccagcgggGCCAACAAGCATGAGGCCGTGGCGCAGCATGGTGATGTCGTACAGCTGCAAGCACTTTTGAACGAAGGCGGAGATgggctgctggtgcgcctctgtgATGGCCGTTGtcagcgcctccaccacgGCACCGTAGTTGCTCTGGGGCAGGGCCGTATCGGGGAATAAGTCACTTATGATTCCCTCGAAAAGTAGAATGTCGTCCTTGAGGAACTTCGGCACGTTggagtcgcgcagcgcacgcagcaacagctcatcctcgtcgtcgttggGCCGCTCTCGCTTGTTTAGCCCGGCTGCTGAGATGACGGTGTTGACGGCACGCATACCAAAGTCGTAGTGGTCCTGCGACGAAAGTTGCTCGGAGCTCAGCTTGAACGTTGTGACCATCTTCTGCGCCAAGGCGCGCGCCTTCTGGTAGCCGTACGAGAAGAGGCGGATTTCCCCAATCATGGCGTAGTCCGGCACCATGCACGCCACGGGGCGGAACAGCACCTTTAAGTTATCCGGTAGCTCTGTGCGGCCAGCGTAGCCGGGGTTCATGGTGATGAAGACGGCGTGGGTGGGGTCCACGAGGatgtcgctctcctcgaAAAGAAGGCGGTACTGCTTCGTGGAGCATGCCTGCTGCAGGTCTGTCACCTGCTGTGCTACAACGGAGAGCACCTCGACGTCGATACGGTTGAATTCGTCAAAGCAGGCCCACGCGCCGGTCCAGGCGAGACCCTTGAAGAACTTGCCCATCGACCGGAACGTCATACCCTCCTGGCAGTTGAAGACGACGCACTGCTTGGCAAGGGCCTTAGCCAGGTCTTTAGTCGTCTCTGTCTTCCCGGTACCGGCGGGGCCGGCCGGCGCGCCACCGAGGCACAGCGCCAGGGCACCCGTCAAGGTCAGATAGATGCGATCGGTCAGCGGGGTCACAACCAGGCGGGCCGTGTTGCCGAGGTACTCGCCACCGTACACGAAGTGGGTGTCTACCTGGCGAATGTGGCAGAAACCATCGTTGTTGTCGAAGTAGAAGCGGAGCTGCTTTATCCACTCAAACGACTGCGTGCTCGAGACCTTCGCTGCCTGCATGTTGTCGACAGTGTCCTTGGCATGCACCTCGATAGTAATGAGCGCGCCCATGTTGATCTGCTGGATCGCCGTCAACGGAGACTGaaccacctccaccagctgCCGTAACTGCCTGTCTAGCACCTTTGCGTAGCAACCCACCTCTCCTTTCGTAGTGAGGGCCTCCTCGCACCCCTGGGTCCAGTAGATCTGCGATACCGCGATAATTGCCTGCGCTGGCCACTGCAGAACCCACTCGCTACGACGCATGCTAAGGTATGCCTTGACGGCCTGTTTCACTTGGGTATGTACGCTGTCCTTCATCATCTTCTCCAGAAGCTTCAGCCAATCTTCCACGTTGCCGTGCGGCACCACCGGTGTCGCCGCTGGAATGTACTCGCCCTCTCCGCTATAGAAGCCTGTCATTGTATCTGTAGTCGCGGCCACCGCATCCCTACAGGCCACGTCCTCCGCGTTCTCGGCGCGCGTCTCGTCAGGGTGAACGTTGTTCCACTGGAGGTGATGAATGCCCTCAAACAGTTTAGTGATGTTGGCGTCAATGCGAcgcacctccttcgcctGCGACAAaatctccagcagctcctcgtcaGAGAGGAAGTAGAAACGTGGGAACGTCTGTCGCTTCTCCGCCAAGTAGTCGTTGAGGCCCCGCTGAACCTCTTCGAGGAGCCGGTTCGCCTCGCGCAAGTGGTCCAACAGTTTGTTGGTGCCTATGCAGTATTCCAATACGTTTGGCTGCGTGTATGCGTTCCCCATGACACGTCGCCATGTGCGGTCGACCTTCTCGAAGAGTGCAGACAGTCGCGGTAGCTGCATGGCGATGTCCTCAGAGTTGAGAATCGGCTCCAGATAACGCCACGCTCGCTGGCACTCCAGCCATTGCTCAAGTGTGTCGGAGATGAGGCTGAGCGAGCGCTCCCAGTCCGTGATGGATTCCTCGAAGTAGCCCTTGAAGGGAGAaaactgcagctgctgaacaAGGTTGAGGTGTTCGTCGAGGAGTTCCACCACTTCAGAGGTGTCCTTGAGGATGTACGTTCCTGTCTCTTTGTACGCCTCGATGATGAAGCACTTGGACTCCCACTTAGCACGCATGTCCTTGAGCGTCGTCTCGATCTGTGACTCCTTCGCGGCCACCTCGCAGAAGCTAATAATGGTCTCGTGGTGTGCTAGCAGCGGTTTGCAGTCCTCCAGCAGTAGCAGTGTGGTACCGGGTACCAGCTTCAGCCCGAGCTTCTCGGACAGAGCGGTCCAGTGGCGCTCCCTCATTCCAgggtggcgcagcgacgaTAGGAATGGCACCCACGGCTTGAAGTCCTCGACAACCGCCTTGACCTCCTCCACAATcttgagcagcgccgccttgtCCTTGAACGTCTTGGCGAGGCTCACCATTACCTTAAATGCAGCAATCACGGTCGACTCGATCTCTGCAGCATCGAGAGTGGTGAAAGCGTCTGTGTGCCAGCGGCGGTATGATTCCTGCCAGGTGTACGTTGTCAGCCACAGGTCGCTGTACGGCTTGAACTCCTTGTCGAGCTCAAAGACGTTTCGGTAGTCGGAAAGTTTGTCACCGAAGAGACGCTGGTCGCTGTTGATAGAGCGGGCCTCCTCGATGCAATGCCGAATTTCAATGTTGTGCGTCTTGACCTCAGCCGCCACCTTGTCCGCCTCAGCGGCCTCGGTGTGCCTCGAGAAGGTCACcacgatgcgctgcagctgctccactcGCTTCGAGAACTCCTCCTGCCGCTTCTGCAGCCCCGAGTGTAGCTCTTCCTGCACCTGCTCGAGCTGCTTGCGTACGGCTTGACTACGCAGAGCCAGCTGGCGAGGCCAGCCAATGGCTTCCCACTTCAGGCGTGACTCGTCGTCGCTGAGCTCAAACTGAAACCCGTCAAGGATGGCGTAGCACTGGCGAACCTCGGCGATGTGCTCCATCAACTCAGCCACCTGTTCCCCCATGCCATCCATGAAGGCATATAGCTCGTACAGCTTCTCCGGGCTCTGTGGCGTCTTCTCAATTGTGTTGACCATGCGTGTAAATGCCTCCCGCACATGCAAcgcttcctcctttccaGTTTTGCCGATGAGCCGCATCACCAGCCttgccagctcctcctccttcattGACATGAGGTAACTGAAAGACTGACAGTCGACAACAAAGTTGCCAACTGtgaggaagagcggcagTCGCTCGGCCAGGGACTTCTTggcgcggaggtgcagcgcaatctcctccttcatctcGTCCATACTGTGCCCGGCCTCCGCGTACTTCTTGATGAACTCTGACTGATCCAGTCGGATGAGTGGGAGAAGCTCATCGTACGTGTTCAGATACGTCTGCAGCGGAACAAGGGAGGCCCGCACGGAGTTCTGCacgcgctcgcgcagcaAACACAcgtgctcctcttccttcttcaCCGAGTCGAGGAAGGGCCCCTCACTGTCGCGGCTCCAGAAGTACTGCGTCATCACATAGCGCTCCACCTGCGGAATGGACTCCGTGCAGACAATCGCATCGTTGAATAGATCCACGATGGTCGCCTCGAAGTCATCAAAGGAGATGGAGTAGGAGAAGTGCCCATCCTTTTCCATCAGATCGATCGTGAAGAGAGGCTGCTTCTCCACGCAGTcctcggcgtcgctgccgggCCATGCGTTCACCACGTTGTTCATGTCCTGCACCGTCACCGTAAAGTTCGACACCTCCTCGACGAAGTCTGTGAAGGAGTGAAGGGAGCTGTACACGAGTTGGAACAGCGTGTCCTCCATCATGAACTTCACCGTCACGAAGAACTTCTTTAGTTTCGACATTTCATAGATGCTTTGCTTTGCCTCGCGCGTGTTCAGCCAGCCCTTCCCCGCCGACTGAAAGCTGCTGACGATGGTCTCACAGATGCGCGGCAGCCATTCTGTTTTCAGCTGCCGGGACACCGAGATGAGGTGCTCGCGTTGGCACTTCACAAACAATGCCAGAGGCATCTGTCGCTCCTTGGGCAGGTTGAACAGGGATCCCTCGAGTACCCGCATGCACTCTCGCT contains the following coding sequences:
- a CDS encoding putative dynein heavy chain, translating into MLQSFLRPQSGTATAAAGDDTVEIEPFNELMMGSHDLGTQHTTNAVNFAASASSAAAKENAGTRAAAALGALPVSSTYKESALRFPTASPGTFEPKVQVPYAYKRGRMPRDVEIERRRRLYDSESVDRLVHVSGLTWEALARRSAQSLPLEIFDDTSYDCRNPSEWMAMAATAPTQASRFLPAEAVYYHKDRDTFELCPCRVVGWAEDTNTIQLHWGSTPTTAHCLNTDGDPASAAAYSEVSEPVATLPRIFVRFLAEDPIVYVQRLVSAHIQRQKTTSWILYRLCCDSMPVASLEELDAGLAERLRHLGTDIPQLSPAEFPDVAERVERLVSEITLEWQRSHNRLLLRDRLRSDESVARMVVNSTHMDPEELLRGPNLAVDRSDLGDPSTVICVEGDGFVFAEQEKSFTFATYFTQPEVVQALTGVQRECMRVLEGSLFNLPKERQMPLALFVKCQREHLISVSRQLKTEWLPRICETIVSSFQSAGKGWLNTREAKQSIYEMSKLKKFFVTVKFMMEDTLFQLVYSSLHSFTDFVEEVSNFTVTVQDMNNVVNAWPGSDAEDCVEKQPLFTIDLMEKDGHFSYSISFDDFEATIVDLFNDAIVCTESIPQVERYVMTQYFWSRDSEGPFLDSVKKEEEHVCLLRERVQNSVRASLVPLQTYLNTYDELLPLIRLDQSEFIKKYAEAGHSMDEMKEEIALHLRAKKSLAERLPLFLTVGNFVVDCQSFSYLMSMKEEELARLVMRLIGKTGKEEALHVREAFTRMVNTIEKTPQSPEKLYELYAFMDGMGEQVAELMEHIAEVRQCYAILDGFQFELSDDESRLKWEAIGWPRQLALRSQAVRKQLEQVQEELHSGLQKRQEEFSKRVEQLQRIVVTFSRHTEAAEADKVAAEVKTHNIEIRHCIEEARSINSDQRLFGDKLSDYRNVFELDKEFKPYSDLWLTTYTWQESYRRWHTDAFTTLDAAEIESTVIAAFKVMVSLAKTFKDKAALLKIVEEVKAVVEDFKPWVPFLSSLRHPGMRERHWTALSEKLGLKLVPGTTLLLLEDCKPLLAHHETIISFCEVAAKESQIETTLKDMRAKWESKCFIIEAYKETGTYILKDTSEVVELLDEHLNLVQQLQFSPFKGYFEESITDWERSLSLISDTLEQWLECQRAWRYLEPILNSEDIAMQLPRLSALFEKVDRTWRRVMGNAYTQPNVLEYCIGTNKLLDHLREANRLLEEVQRGLNDYLAEKRQTFPRFYFLSDEELLEILSQAKEVRRIDANITKLFEGIHHLQWNNVHPDETRAENAEDVACRDAVAATTDTMTGFYSGEGEYIPAATPVVPHGNVEDWLKLLEKMMKDSVHTQVKQAVKAYLSMRRSEWVLQWPAQAIIAVSQIYWTQGCEEALTTKGEVGCYAKVLDRQLRQLVEVVQSPLTAIQQINMGALITIEVHAKDTVDNMQAAKVSSTQSFEWIKQLRFYFDNNDGFCHIRQVDTHFVYGGEYLGNTARLVVTPLTDRIYLTLTGALALCLGGAPAGPAGTGKTETTKDLAKALAKQCVVFNCQEGMTFRSMGKFFKGLAWTGAWACFDEFNRIDVEVLSVVAQQVTDLQQACSTKQYRLLFEESDILVDPTHAVFITMNPGYAGRTELPDNLKVLFRPVACMVPDYAMIGEIRLFSYGYQKARALAQKMVTTFKLSSEQLSSQDHYDFGMRAVNTVISAAGLNKRERPNDDEDELLLRALRDSNVPKFLKDDILLFEGIISDLFPDTALPQSNYGAVVEALTTAITEAHQQPISAFVQKCLQLYDITMLRHGLMLVGPAGSGKTASFTALQRALTDCAARQAKGVNFGARRLQKVFTHICNPKSVTMDQLYGAYDENGEWKDGVLCVLFRCAARYGDESNLIGKHWVIFDGPVDALWIESMNTVLDENKKLCLVSGEIIQMSRDMTMMFEVEDLAVASPATVSRCGMIYLDPATCVPASALITSWIAVLPPYLESQRETLKRLSDTYIEELVSLVRSGAVHEYVTSTTSGLMYSFFHMMEGYVKSFEVAKSASGQLQVSPERLAVMAGAVPPLFFFSLVWSIGATCDEAGRQLFSSTVWRLAEANGDGQWLPRLPADGASGSGGAEAFLYDYVYRYDPTGVMEGEVDAASSSGGGGAPAPSPSVSGSWVHWMHEQTTLTIPDGTRFEDIIVPTIDSTRQNYVLQHLMEQKVNVAAVGPTGTGKSISLARLVLGGGMPSSFLGLNFTFSAQTKCTVLQDSLMAKFDKRRSHVYGAPAGKHFLIFIDDANLPLPEKYGAQPPVELLRQMLAQGGFYNFTGGIKWTSIIDCSLALAMEPPGGGRNHISNRFMRYFNYLAFPEMSDMSKRTILQAILSGGLTHRGLGDRLANVSSAVVESTLRVFSKCTQVFLPTPAHVHYSFNMRDVMRVFPLLYAADASVLQSETSFVRLWMHEMQRVFCDRLVSATDKGLFIEYLRAELLSMGVDKSYSEVVRADRLVFADVLSDKGVYEQITDMDALTARMNELLTTYNDENEVKMNLVLFLDAIEHVCRISRVLRLPNGHCLLLGIGGSGRKSLTRLACSLIPEMEVFTIELTKSFGVKEWHESLAKLLLECGRDEKKRTFLFSDTQLVHPTFLEDVAGLLTSGDVPNLFEDEDIELINDKFRGVCLSENLPTTKVSIYARFVKETRANLHLALAFSPIGESFRSRLRMFPSLIACCTIDWFAEWPSEALLSVARVQLNADGSADMVGVASDVDLAGCFQAVHRTAAEVTECFFLETRRRSYVTPTSYLVLISNFKAMAAAKRRFLREQRGRLEKGLDKLRDTEVQVAELEAQLKAQQPVLEEKKVEIQSMMERLTVDRKVAAVKEADARREESEASVKAEECAKMRQECAERLAEAEPALAEAVKVLSKIKAAEISELNKYANPPKGVQYVMEAVALLLTFGNCPREFYSGPAGGRKVPDWWLCAKSYMRDANRLLDLLVQPPEKGGFNREAMDTALMDKVRVYYDNEEFQPEKVKAVSLPCMAMCLWVRAMYKWFFVNREIQPLRERLAATEAELAVVTDALRVTQATLDHVIAAVAALEKEYDDALNTQAALEAEVERTSLKLQRAGRLIDGLGGEKHRWVTLVEQYREQERYIIGDMVVAAATVAYCGPLTAPYRSDVRRKWKAHLTAANVETSADFDLVSTSGDAVQIQEWQLCGLPTDALSTENAIILTNSRNWPLLIDPQGQANTWVRNIHRNDNLQVCKASNDKFMKTVESAIRLGLPCLIENVGESLDAALEPLLLKNIFLIGSTPHVRIGDTAIPYDRNFKLYLTTKLPNPTYTPETIVTVSLLNFFITPSGLEEQLLGKTVEKERNDLEVEKQRLTRSNAEKKSELKDLQDNILVLLEQAEGDILEQEELIITLEKSKAKSTEINEELGKAKAMETVIDETRNKYRPHAERGSLLFFCVSQLALVDPMYQFSLQWFMSLFLNAVDHAAQVPAAKVATEDDRSSAEDPVAVRVHTLIDYFTYSFYSNVCRSLFENHKLMFSFYLCASLVQHSGAMVEAEYRFLLTGPTGSAPAEALANPAPSWINESSWAEVLFISTHLPTFVGFAEHVRDYLQHYKDLFDSNDADMFPLAGEWNEKATPMQRLVVMRCFRVDKVAPAIQHFIEHYMGDRYIVVPQFDLMDAYKDSDCLTPLIFINSAGSDPMNDLLRFAETMRMSKRLEKVSLGQGQGKKAEELIRVAREKGQWVLLQNCHLASSWMPTLESIVESFTPETVKKEFRLWLTSMPSANFPVAVLQTAVKMTNEPPMGLRANVTRSYYGFTPADLEQEERPAEFKKLVFALCLFHGVIQERRKFGSLGFNIAYEFNDSDRNVCLLQLRKLLSMYDFIPYDVLTFLTGEINYGGRVTDDWDRRCLMALIQHFVNPEVLQDGYAFSPSGIYHTLEPGNRQHYLDYLDSWPLNPKPEIFGLHENADITCAQNTTHSILSAVLALESRGGAGTAASSRELLLTATATAITAKLPQLFDMAAFTLKYPTKYEESMNTVLVQEAGRYNRLLKFIHASLAEFLKAVRGEVVMSAELEAVGSNFFVNSVPVSWSALAYPSLKPLSNWVEDLVRRVCFIADWYAHGPPATFWFGGFFFPQAFLTGTLQNHARKVHQAIDSISFQFGVQDASLDPKTVPRPDKGALVYGLYLEGARWDPEQHSLAESNPKELYVEMPLIHLDPVVNRTRNAEDYVCPVYKTLTRAGTLSTTGHSTNFVLPIEIPTKVDPAHWIERGTACVVSLNY